A genome region from Cucumis sativus cultivar 9930 chromosome 4, Cucumber_9930_V3, whole genome shotgun sequence includes the following:
- the LOC101214651 gene encoding protein RICE SALT SENSITIVE 3 isoform X2 — protein MVGSGASDRSKEAVGMMALHEALRTVCLNSDWTYSVFWTIRPRPRVRGGNGCKVGDDNGSLLMGKVASDKCHKWVFKEPTECEPNISNYWQSSFDALPPEWTDQFDSGIQTIAVIQAGHGLLQLGSCKIIPEDLHFVLRMRHTFESLGYQSGFYLTQLFSSNRNPSSSPMASKQSAIPIHPPPNLLNWAQRPIPSAPTSLLPSPNFHSSNRLGFPQSKDETHMFLLPHSSEARMEDVMGDHENDIKWPNGLSLFNALTGRADDAKLLFNPESLGTKPDQSHIPLILEPKNANPNSDPATMHNMNGGNSNEFLSLDSQSESARKMENKFKRSFTLPARMASSSSSTSLDHHPHQSVEYRNSEQAGMYSDVMETYLE, from the exons ATGGTGGGCTCAGGAGCATCAGACAGGAGCAAAGAAGCTGTAGGGATGATGGCCCTTCATGAGGCCCTCAGAACCGTCTGTCTCAATTCAGACTGGACTTACTCTGTTTTCTGGACCATTCGCCCTCGTCC aCGAGTCAGGGGAGGCAATGGTTGTAAAGTTGGAGACGACAATGGCAGCTT GCTGATGGGGAAAGTTGCATCAGATAAGTGCCATAAATGGGTTTTCAAAGAACCTACAGAATGCGAGccaaacatttcaaattactgGCAAAGTTCATTTGATGCT CTTCCTCCCGAGTGGACTGATCAGTTTGATTCAGGAATTCAG ACCATTGCTGTTATTCAAGCTGGACATGGCCTCCTTCAACTTGGTTCTTGCAAGATT ATACCAGAAGATCTACACTTTGTGCTGAGAATGAGACATACTTTTGAATCTCTTGGGTATCAATCTGGTTTTTATTTGACTCAactcttttcttcaaatagaAACCCATCCTCTTCTCCAATGGCTTCAAAACAGTCTGCCATTCCCATTCACCCTCCTCCCAACCTCCTCAATTGGGCACAAAGGCCAATTCCATCTGCTCCAACTTCTCTGCTTCCTTCACCCAATTTCCACTCCTCCAATAGGCTTGGTTTCCCGCAGTCGAAAGATGAGACACACATGTTTCTATTGCCACATTCGTCTGAAGCTCGAATGGAAGATGTGATGGGGGATCATGAGAATGATATCAAATGGCCCAATGGGCTGTCTTTGTTCAATGCACTCACAGGACGTGCGGATGACGCCAAACTTCTGTTCAACCCAGAGAGCTTAGGAACTAAACCCGATCAAAGTCATATTCCTTTAATCCTCGAACCAAAGAATGCAAACCCAAACTCCGATCCTGCAACTATGCACAACATGAATGGAGGTAACTCGAACGAGTTTTTGAGCCTAGACAGCCAATCTGAGAGTGCTAGGAAGATGGAAAATAAGTTCAAGCGAAGCTTTACCTTGCCTGCAAGAATGGCTTCCTCATCATCTTCGACTTCACTCGACCACCATCCACATCAATCAGTCGAATATCGAAACTCCGAGCAGGCAGGAATGTACTCGGATGTGATGGAGACGTACTTGGAATGA
- the LOC101214651 gene encoding protein RICE SALT SENSITIVE 3 isoform X1, producing the protein MVGSGASDRSKEAVGMMALHEALRTVCLNSDWTYSVFWTIRPRPRVRGGNGCKVGDDNGSLMLMWEDGFCRGRVSECLEEIDGDDPVRKAFSKMSIQLYNYGEGLMGKVASDKCHKWVFKEPTECEPNISNYWQSSFDALPPEWTDQFDSGIQTIAVIQAGHGLLQLGSCKIIPEDLHFVLRMRHTFESLGYQSGFYLTQLFSSNRNPSSSPMASKQSAIPIHPPPNLLNWAQRPIPSAPTSLLPSPNFHSSNRLGFPQSKDETHMFLLPHSSEARMEDVMGDHENDIKWPNGLSLFNALTGRADDAKLLFNPESLGTKPDQSHIPLILEPKNANPNSDPATMHNMNGGNSNEFLSLDSQSESARKMENKFKRSFTLPARMASSSSSTSLDHHPHQSVEYRNSEQAGMYSDVMETYLE; encoded by the exons ATGGTGGGCTCAGGAGCATCAGACAGGAGCAAAGAAGCTGTAGGGATGATGGCCCTTCATGAGGCCCTCAGAACCGTCTGTCTCAATTCAGACTGGACTTACTCTGTTTTCTGGACCATTCGCCCTCGTCC aCGAGTCAGGGGAGGCAATGGTTGTAAAGTTGGAGACGACAATGGCAGCTT gatGTTAATGTGGGAAGATGGGTTTTGCCGAGGGAGAGTTTCAGAGTGCTTGGAAGAGATTGATGGGGATGATCCTGTTAGAAAAGCCTTCAGCAAGATGTCGATTCAGTTATATAATTATGGAGAAGG GCTGATGGGGAAAGTTGCATCAGATAAGTGCCATAAATGGGTTTTCAAAGAACCTACAGAATGCGAGccaaacatttcaaattactgGCAAAGTTCATTTGATGCT CTTCCTCCCGAGTGGACTGATCAGTTTGATTCAGGAATTCAG ACCATTGCTGTTATTCAAGCTGGACATGGCCTCCTTCAACTTGGTTCTTGCAAGATT ATACCAGAAGATCTACACTTTGTGCTGAGAATGAGACATACTTTTGAATCTCTTGGGTATCAATCTGGTTTTTATTTGACTCAactcttttcttcaaatagaAACCCATCCTCTTCTCCAATGGCTTCAAAACAGTCTGCCATTCCCATTCACCCTCCTCCCAACCTCCTCAATTGGGCACAAAGGCCAATTCCATCTGCTCCAACTTCTCTGCTTCCTTCACCCAATTTCCACTCCTCCAATAGGCTTGGTTTCCCGCAGTCGAAAGATGAGACACACATGTTTCTATTGCCACATTCGTCTGAAGCTCGAATGGAAGATGTGATGGGGGATCATGAGAATGATATCAAATGGCCCAATGGGCTGTCTTTGTTCAATGCACTCACAGGACGTGCGGATGACGCCAAACTTCTGTTCAACCCAGAGAGCTTAGGAACTAAACCCGATCAAAGTCATATTCCTTTAATCCTCGAACCAAAGAATGCAAACCCAAACTCCGATCCTGCAACTATGCACAACATGAATGGAGGTAACTCGAACGAGTTTTTGAGCCTAGACAGCCAATCTGAGAGTGCTAGGAAGATGGAAAATAAGTTCAAGCGAAGCTTTACCTTGCCTGCAAGAATGGCTTCCTCATCATCTTCGACTTCACTCGACCACCATCCACATCAATCAGTCGAATATCGAAACTCCGAGCAGGCAGGAATGTACTCGGATGTGATGGAGACGTACTTGGAATGA
- the LOC101214651 gene encoding protein RICE SALT SENSITIVE 3 isoform X3 has protein sequence MGKVASDKCHKWVFKEPTECEPNISNYWQSSFDALPPEWTDQFDSGIQTIAVIQAGHGLLQLGSCKIIPEDLHFVLRMRHTFESLGYQSGFYLTQLFSSNRNPSSSPMASKQSAIPIHPPPNLLNWAQRPIPSAPTSLLPSPNFHSSNRLGFPQSKDETHMFLLPHSSEARMEDVMGDHENDIKWPNGLSLFNALTGRADDAKLLFNPESLGTKPDQSHIPLILEPKNANPNSDPATMHNMNGGNSNEFLSLDSQSESARKMENKFKRSFTLPARMASSSSSTSLDHHPHQSVEYRNSEQAGMYSDVMETYLE, from the exons ATGGGGAAAGTTGCATCAGATAAGTGCCATAAATGGGTTTTCAAAGAACCTACAGAATGCGAGccaaacatttcaaattactgGCAAAGTTCATTTGATGCT CTTCCTCCCGAGTGGACTGATCAGTTTGATTCAGGAATTCAG ACCATTGCTGTTATTCAAGCTGGACATGGCCTCCTTCAACTTGGTTCTTGCAAGATT ATACCAGAAGATCTACACTTTGTGCTGAGAATGAGACATACTTTTGAATCTCTTGGGTATCAATCTGGTTTTTATTTGACTCAactcttttcttcaaatagaAACCCATCCTCTTCTCCAATGGCTTCAAAACAGTCTGCCATTCCCATTCACCCTCCTCCCAACCTCCTCAATTGGGCACAAAGGCCAATTCCATCTGCTCCAACTTCTCTGCTTCCTTCACCCAATTTCCACTCCTCCAATAGGCTTGGTTTCCCGCAGTCGAAAGATGAGACACACATGTTTCTATTGCCACATTCGTCTGAAGCTCGAATGGAAGATGTGATGGGGGATCATGAGAATGATATCAAATGGCCCAATGGGCTGTCTTTGTTCAATGCACTCACAGGACGTGCGGATGACGCCAAACTTCTGTTCAACCCAGAGAGCTTAGGAACTAAACCCGATCAAAGTCATATTCCTTTAATCCTCGAACCAAAGAATGCAAACCCAAACTCCGATCCTGCAACTATGCACAACATGAATGGAGGTAACTCGAACGAGTTTTTGAGCCTAGACAGCCAATCTGAGAGTGCTAGGAAGATGGAAAATAAGTTCAAGCGAAGCTTTACCTTGCCTGCAAGAATGGCTTCCTCATCATCTTCGACTTCACTCGACCACCATCCACATCAATCAGTCGAATATCGAAACTCCGAGCAGGCAGGAATGTACTCGGATGTGATGGAGACGTACTTGGAATGA
- the LOC105435294 gene encoding probable membrane-associated kinase regulator 3 — translation MTMESRRENGSSAEIFSFPSTPVLDQDSDFEFGSITPDSPSTFNNSPADHLFVNGRLLPHSFPPQPISVYAVDLASRQTSRTSSVGSKDSFMSSRSNSTNSRSSSSCGSSTSARTSSSDNSNNNNNLEIRSSRFSSYQKKSQKSSVSAQVYGSCQRWQFIASVSVPTSLSRENSRRKKSVEKIGGKSDLRRKKRRAEKTSTARKKKKKKKKKNMWFGRKVFRWIILVCKECHAIEPSRKDEIARKSKLTTMTTKPQSN, via the coding sequence ATGACGATGGAGTCTCGCCGGGAAAATGGCTCCTCCGCTGAGATTTTTTCCTTTCCGAGCACTCCAGTTCTGGATCAGGATTCCGATTTCGAATTTGGATCCATTACTCCTGATTCTCCTTCTACTTTCAACAATTCTCCCGCTGATCATTTGTTCGTTAATGGCCGTCTCTTGCCTCACTCTTTTCCGCCACAGCCGATTAGTGTTTACGCTGTTGATCTTGCTTCTCGTCAGACCAGCAGAACGAGCAGTGTCGGGAGTAAGGACTCATTCATGTCGTCGCGAAGTAATAGCACTAATAGTAGGAGCAGTAGCAGTTGCGGCAGCAGTACTAGCGCGAGGACGAGTTCGAGcgataatagtaataataataataatttggagATTAGATCCTCGAGATTCTCTTCGTATCAGAAGAAATCGCAGAAATCGTCTGTTTCCGCTCAAGTGTACGGATCGTGTCAGAGATGGCAGTTCATCGCATCGGTGTCTGTACCGACGTCGCTGAGTCGGGAGAATTCGAGAAGGAAGAAGTCTGTGGAGAAAATTGGGGGAAAATCGGAtttgaggaggaagaagaggcGGGCGGAGAAAACATCGACGgcgaggaagaaaaaaaagaagaagaagaagaagaatatgtGGTTCGGAAGGAAGGTTTTCCGATGGATTATACTGGTTTGTAAGGAATGTCATGCGATCGAACCGTCGAGGAAGGATGAGATTGCGAGGAAGTCGAAATTGACGACGATGACGACGAAGCCGCAGagtaattga